The DNA window tattgaaaaattagAGAACATACTCGAAGAAAGAAGTATAAAACGAGAGAACGAGAGTGCGGAAATCATTTTCTATAATCAATTAAGTTTTGTTGAGTGGCTTCGAAAAGTGAAAGTTTAAGGGACCTGACTTCTCTGCCCTCTCACTTCCCATACATTCTCATCCTCTcatatttgtgcggtcacggttaagccacgtcaacattttatattactattactttttatcttattatctctatcaaaaataaatataaaatgttgacataatttaaccgtgaccgcataaAATAGGATGAGATATGAGTGTATAGGAAGCATGGCAAAGAAGCCGGGTCCAAGTTTAAGACGAATGATAAAAAGTTTTGAGTGCAAATATCACAGCTACAAGTGTCGAGAGATTTTGGCCAAGTCCCAACAAAAAAATCTTTAATATACAGGTCACAAGAATCAAGCTGCCAGAGCCGACCACCTGCTAAAACTCAATTCCACTCAAGAGATTGCTACAATATAAAGTAGAGAAAACCAAAAGAAGAATGTGGCCAAGAAGTCGGGGTCCAAATCAGAGCATCAATGTTGCAACAAACCCCACAATTCACATGCCCTCTATGAGTGAATGTACCACATGTAACAACTTTATTACCCACATCCACAGATATTAATCCATCCAAAAATACATATGACTAGTAATTTATcaacttctttttcttcagcACGCTTAAATACTTCATACTCCGATATTTTGAGCCATTTGATCCCATTCAAACGATAAGAATAACGAGTACTAATTATTTCATCTCCATAGGATGTCACATGAGCATTAATGATCACTATTTGCATGTTTGAGATAGGTGATCAAACGgaccaaatcaaatcatatgCCTCTTCTCCATGGATCTTTGAAGATTTTCTCTGGTGTTCCTTAGGGCATCAAGAACTTGCCTAAGATTTTCACCAACTGGCTTCAATTCAGTGCTGGTGTGACAGGTGGCAGGCATATTCACAGGTACTAATGCAAGTGTGTTATCAACATAATAACCCCCCCAAATCACCATTTTCAATCTCTGTTAAGGTTGAacaactgaaaaaaaatttcaaattttgttctAGTTAGCTTAATAAGAAAATCCCAACATGGAATGTCAAAGATTATTTCTAAACACTAGTGATTTTACAGTGCAGATGGTTAAAAGCTGAGTGCCAAAATCGCTACGCTAAGTACAGACACTAAACCTGATAGAACTGGTCAGGTTAACTGGACTTACATACCTATTACTATCTTCAATCTTTGGATCTTCAGATTTATGACTTGGGTTGTGGCAGAACCCTTTTGGGGAAGAAGAACATTCTATGCTGGAACTAGAACTGGAACCAGAAGTGCTTTGAGAAGAAGTGTTTTCATCAGTGAAAGTGCTTTCATGGCTTTGCTCAGATGTGGTGGAGTCTGCTGCATTTTGTCTTGATTCCTCTGGGATTTCTGACTCTGCAACTTTGGATTTGGCTTCATGGGTTTCTGGATGATTGGATCCTGATGAAGTGGTAGTGGATTGTGTATAAGATTTTTCACTATTTTTGGAGGAATTATTCAAAGATTCAAGCTTTTTCTTCAAACAATTGAGCTTCTTTTCTGCTTTTTCCTTTagtttgatctcttctttgagCTGCTTCTGTAGTTCTATTAACTGTTAACATTTGAAACATTACAATGTGAATGACAACATACAGATATGTGAATTTATATAACTGGTTAgctcttttgcgttcctaatatatttacactaaagttTTAACTTACCAGTTAGTGTTATTGAAAAGAATAACAATTATGGATCGatgtttactaatccgtaatcgaAATTTGAATACATTTACCTTCTTGCCAATTAGTTCTGCATCCTCTTTTGCAACCCTTGAAGCTTGCCTCTCCGCCAGCAGTCTCCCTCTGAGGCACTCCAAAGTCCTCAAACCACCATCTCCTTCCATCTTGTCACTGAGACAAAACCCATATCCAACATTGTCAAttttgatgagagagagagagagagagagagagagatagagaaacCCACCTCCATTTTTCATCTTCCATGCCAGTAGTAGCTGTCATTGTTATTTTTAGGTGGAGAATACACACTTCAGCAAGAACACAGCTGCTTGATTGTCAGTGTTTAGAAAACCAACGACTGAGAGCTTTGGACCAGGTGGGCGACATACATTTAAAGGAGAGACTACGGCTCTTGTAAGTGGAGGCTAATTGTCGGCCCTCCTGTTTAGATGCCATTTTTATCTCTTTCTATttatgtgatcacggttaagttatgttaatattttatatttttattgctttttgtcttattatttttataaaaaaaattaatataaaatattgatgtgactTAACTGTGATCGTACAAAATAGAAAGAGATAGAAATGACACCCAAACAGGAgagcagacaatctgcctcctttATAAGTAGGTTGGTAACTGTGATCATCTGCCCAAAGTGTGACATCTGTTATTTATGCCCCTCACCCAATGTTTTATTTTGTGGTGTTACCTCTTCGGTTTCATTTATTTTGTTGTCTTGGTCCTCACTCCATACATTTTAGTAGGCTGTACTTCTAAACACAAAAAACTTGTACAATCAGAACTCGAGAAGAATTGGTCACGAGATCCCTTTAATCGCTGGTTGTTCAGGTATTGGATTGGATTACCGAAAGTATCATGATACTCGCATGCTTTTTATCCCGTATGCGTTAGGAAATAGcaaaagaaatcaaaactcGAAATAAGTTTAAGACTGAATTGAAGCAATGGTTCTTGAGCTTGAGTCTAATTGGagtattggtccctcaactaaaaatcgtGATTATTTGTTCCTAAACTTATTACAATGTACATATAACAATGGTCCTTTAGGTAACTCCAATACAAttgttgcattttttttttaccccttTAAACCTTTGTTTTGAACAAAATTTCTCTCGGTGTTATTCAAAAGGACCAATCTTCCACATTGTAACAATTTCAAGAATAAATACTCATTGGCTTTCAGTTCAAGGACAATAGCTCCAATTGAACCAAAGTCCAAGACCAATGCTCCAATTTTCTCTAACTCTAATATCCATGTGTcggtaaacaaaagaaaagtcagAAACCAAAATAATTTTGATTCTTGTTCTAGGCAACGAGAAATTTTTTACTAGGAGCACAGTTCAGTACATCAAGTATCATAATATAATtggttagaatttttttttagtttccaactaattgtattattacacttaatgtATCAGGTCATATTCCCggcatactgaaaaatctctcataggAAACAAGAAGTTCCATAAAGTGTTTAGGGATGGTTTGATTTGAAAGACCTTGTTTATGCATGTTAAATCATAACCAAGGCTTGTTAgaattttctttatataaaaaaaacggTTTTAGTTCTCTAATGCAGAGAATTTAAGACCATTTAAAgtagggagttttaatgaaaagcccacggtactgttcactttaacgaaaaaccacatttttacactaaaacgtcaaacctggtactattcactttaccctttattttgtccttatcattaaaactcaaagttttcaaacacttttcattagttttccttttaaagtATCGGATATGTGAGGAATTAGACCCATGTAGTTCCACCAATATTACAGATACATGAATATAGGCAGTGAAATTTGAAATGCATCGCTATCATCGATTTAAATTTTTTCATGCAGAAATCTGGCTGTTACTGTCACGTGATCTCATCTCACTTAATTGTcttgctcctcctcctccatcttGCTTATGATTTTGTTCTCATCATCTGTCATGCACAGTTCGGAATTGGACTCTTGTtcgtttgtttgtttttctctCCACAGGGAGCGTCGGAGAATGATTTAAATAGAACAGATTCACTGCTGCCATGAcatcttattttaataaaataaagttaTATGTAAGTTTTTATAGCATGATATGAGATTATGTGATTAAATTGAGACGTTACGCGCCGATGGGCTCGATTTATGCAAGTTCATGCCTCGTAACTGATCCTTGAGTATCCACGTGTCATTCAGCAACATATATTGCAGACATAATTAGTAAGGCGTACTCACATGCTATGATGGACCAACATCTTTGATAAATATTTAAGACACCCAcctcttttcttaatttttattcaatcaaattcctaacTTGTTTTTCCAAATGTAGAAAGGAAAGGGATcttccggatcccttccacctaatTCATCCAATTCATAAATAtggatccttgaaatttgatctaacggctacaaataggaaccattttaaaagttataataactttagttgttggatcaaattttaaaggttCGAATTTGTGAATTTGGTGGATTAAGTGGAAGGGATCCAGAGATGATCCATTTCCATGTAGAAATCCATGTAAAGTTGACAACTCCTTCTGTTAGTTAGTATTTATATTTATTCAtaataaaatgattttttttctcattaCCAACTGTTCTATTTATGAGAATTAAAACTCATAACCTATTCCAACGAAGTAGAGGCTTAGGAATAAATTACAACTAGACGAAGTAGAGGTTTGCAGCGTATGTTACCGGAATaattttgaaagcataaagtgGCCAAGTCACCTCTATAATCATCATTAGTTGTGTATGTTTGGTGTAATTTTTCTTTACAACAATATATTGTTGGCGGAACAACAATTAGAATCAATTAAATTAATGGATAATTTCTAATATATGTAGTTATACTTACGAAATAGATAAGTATATAATCACAaagaataaaattacaaaatgcAATAAACTAACGGATTTTGCAGATTGAGGCTTGCGGATTTGCAATGTCTTTGAAACAGAATTTCGCTTTTACTCACTGCTTGTAGTTCTTTTGGCGTCTGCTCCATCAGCATTCAACTATCTATGATCAAAGTGTTAGCAAAACTTTGATTTTGGCGAACTTTTGCGTGTTTCTCTGTCAGGAAATATGTATGAATGAGTATGCAAATCGACGTGTTTGATGCAAGGTTAGAAATATATAAGCAGTAGGATGGCGTTTCACtgtttgattcaaattcaaacagCCACAATTGTTTGAAATGAaagtttaaaaattaattaattaatcccTAATAAAACGTTTAACCAATCAACGTTTTAATATGgaaaaatgaagtaattggtaTTTGTGTCTTTGTCAGCTGAGCTCCAAATAAGGCCCACAATACCCTTTCGGAAAGTAAACGACGCCATGAGCAATAGTCATCGCATGCCATGATGCACGATGGATTTTAGCCATCCAAGCCGAGGTCGTTTACCAGTCCAAAAACGCATTTCAAGTTTTGTAACGAAATTTGGACTTTCTCCGTATATTATTGTTAGAGatggatgaataaattagtATCTGTCCGTTGTTGTCTTTAATCTAGTTGTAGGAGGGTGGTCTGAAACAAATCTATGCACTTCAACTTGAATACTATGATGGCTAACCTGGCTATACAACTAAAGATTTCTCGGCATTCAAAAAATTTAGACttaaaaccataatattaaaTGATACTTCGGTGTGAAAATTGAAATCATTGTATATCATATACTATTCATAGCAaatcatttttgttttaaagttttgaaaactaaTTAGCTTGGTTTGCACTCAAAGAAACGACTAAGCAATTCTTTAAGTATTTGATCATGCGCCATCAGTACTTCTGCTTTTACCAAACTTCATTTCCCTACTGAAGGtttgaactctctctctctctctctctctgtctgtacacacacacatattaggAATGCAAAAACTTTAACCACACTCATTATCATTAACTGGACCAGTCCAATTATTTTGAGTGGGACCTGGGTTTGGCACCTTTTATGTCCCTTAGcttgtttatattttcaatttagaataagaaataattatttagagaaggataacaatccatcacaaattgaaatcacaactacATACTCTAGTAGAACTGATGTAGCATTAGATGAGTTGGACTACACATAAGAGCTCAATTGTCTAACTATACTATTATAGCGTATCAGCCTCAACTTAGAGCAATTGGAGTGAATTGAGAGTCTGAGACCgcttaggtaccgtttggtacgtgggacaggACAGAACGGAATGGGACGAGGAGTtctgtcccacgtttggtgcgcctaaaacgggtggaacgcgTTGTTTCAGGGGATGAATTTTGGGTAaattttcgttccacctcaCCCCCCTGGAACGACTTATTCCACATCCGTAAAACACAAATTTACAAcatcttcgtcttcttcttcttcctccttgtttccatccgaggacatctttgctccctctccaTTTCCTTCTGTCATGTCCTGTCCTATCCCGTTCCattctgttccgtcccgtcctgtctgcataccaaacgatacttTATGGAACGTTAGTCTTCGGTGAGCAGGGAATCTCCTTGTACGGGCAACACCTTCAAGCAATCCCTGCTATCAAGGGATTTGATAATGCCCACGTATTTCTGAATACCAAGTAGTTGGATCACCCACTACTCTAGCACGTATGACCTTATGTCCTACTTTAAAGGATCTTAGTTCTTCTTGAACTTGACTCTTAATTAATTTAACTTTAACGTTATCCAAATCTTATCATAAAATGTGAGAGTCCAAATAAAGAGtcctaacaacaacaacaagctccaagaCAATTTCAAGTTTCTAGTTCACATTCGTCAATGACTTCTCATCCATCGGTTTCACTTTCAAAATATCCAAGGTCTTCACAAGTATCGTCATCTCCAACTCCAATGCCTTCTCATGTCCGTTAACAAGCTCAAAGATCTCTTAAACCTTCGTAAAGTAAGTGTccaaaaagaaagggaaaggaaaaggGTAGGACGATTGTCAGTAGTGACTTGAAACACCAAAAATTTtatgttgaattgcatgaacaatttatattttctaGTTGTATTAATGTCGTAAGGCATTTTGACATACAATTTtgtttgaactttaattttagtatGATTAAATTTTTCAATTGGGTTGTACTaattgacacatcccgaccgagatcaaggcatgttggccgtcacgtgagggtgacgtagccatgtgcacagtgcggaagcaataaggataagaaaaatatgaataattaaaaatcgAAACTACCAAAGTGCACTAGTAAACAGGAAGTGTTAGGATtaagatacaaaagtaaatactcctaatcagagcataacaagtctaggtgcagtccagtaggacaagtactagttacacagtaccataagatgtcaTACAATTATTTTGATATGTCAGAATCGCCGAAATCCTCGAACCCAGcaacaacaagcttacctaaaacctgaagTGGTAcaaaatagaaaacgtgagtgggtaaaaataaatgttttacaaaaccatttcatttatcaacatttctaacccctcgcagtaaaacatgtataattttttccagaatcagaatataagcatatgcataaatatatatgtaaatatatcaattcaaatcatgcttcacataattatattcatatatatgccatgtcaagatataacagagtaagtaattcaggtgagaataacttcatagaaatataacatattagccggaacccctgtggtagtctgtacggctgaattcataactcaaaagtcaatctagccgaagtcactacaatgacctatacggcactatactgcacaagagtcggaaccaaatgaaaatgtttgtACGACAAtgttgggtgtaatataattatgctcaatactacccTTACATAATAACTGGACGATAAATcgttagtcacctacgagtcggaaccatagtgaaggtctgtacgacaatactgtgcacctaaattgatccaatatgagcatatggtgcgggaggtgacattataaataggtatgtgccatatctctggctaaatcacaatcatctTAGGTGCAGTTGTATGAGCTCaacgttattcaatcacatatcacatcatcgataattcacataaccaaacataacttacctgagcttacctgagcgtccacagcaccacaattatatataatgcatcacataccaattcatatatgaattataaacttatatgcatgacattcaaggcataatctcatttaaacatattttctgggaaaatattaagtatataattatatactaaaaaccaaaagcccactcactggtatgtcgaagggtcgtagccctcgAGTCGCCCTTGAACACGATTGTCCTTGGGATAAGTCTCAtttatatgcgaattaactataaaaacgttatttaaagcacatagataaaactagctaataacttctcatacaatgctcaaatggggtgtttgaatataccaacatgatctacacaactccatgaaacatccccatatttttagaaaaattttccgaccacccacgcACCGCCCAAGGCACGGCCCTGGCACACCAACGACAACAGTgatgccgttaggaatattccgttaaatagtaACAGAATCCATTAAAGTTAACTAATGCCGTTGACGTAATATTCCGTCATCCCTTACCTCTAACCTCCGGCGACCGTTGCCGGCGCCGAAAATTGGATAATTTTTCTAAACCTTATATCTCCGTcgattttcatccaaaattcatgaaattagtGCCAAATTAAAGCTCTCAACTTGTAGAACATTCCCATACCTGAAACCTTcacatttacgtgtgcatgaacagtgtaCAAAGTCGGGGTTAGGGTTTCTCAGGTTTTCGAAGCTTTCCATACTCAAAAATGGTACCGATGACCTCAGAAGCTTGCAAGGAACAAGAATCTTACCTCTTTGACATCGATCTGTGAAATTTGAAAGGGTTTTGGGTGTCGTCCGTACGTGAGGGAAGCAGAGAGAGTGagtctgagggtgagagagtatgggaaagaagagagagagagggagagtgtgtgtgtgtgtatgttccACGTGGGTCACCAACCGACCACAAAATAACATCCAAGTCCCCAAagtatgtcacacacacacactacaaagTTCAATATCCAAGGTTAAAACCGTCATTTTACATCACCGATAATAGTAATTCGGGAAGGGTTATGACACTAATGCCATAAGACATTTTGATGTTCAACTTTGTTTCAAGTTGAATTtgaggggggtgtattcaattggagttttgagggattttaatagatttataaatAATGGATTTCGTAGTCTAATTGATTTCTAGAGAttctatataaaattttgaGTAAATTCCTCAAATTCTTAGGGGAGAGGCGACATTTGAAAATGCTTAAAATTCACTACAAAATCTCTATAATTCCCTCGAATTCTCCAACTtttcaaaatcttttaaaatcatGTTCTAATTGAATATACCTTGAATGTTATAAACTCCTTTAAAACttgattgaatacacctagactTTCagaaatcacttaaaatcctgattgaatagcttttaatttataaaacgaattaaaatctctcaaaattccaattgaatgtgatcatgaatttttttttttccagttagTTGTATTAATGCAATAGaacatttagtttgcaaataaATAGGTTTTGAAGTTTTACGTTTGTTTTAATGTTGAATATTTATATAAAGCCAATTTTTTAACGGGCTTACAAATTGGACCCAAACCAAAATCGAAATCTAATTGTTTGATTCCATTTTGGTTCGCAttgcaaaaccaaaccgaactaaACTGAGCCATTCCCATCCTTGCTAAAATCATAATTTGATgtaattttttaatgatttaaaaaCGCAAGCAGTGATACAAACCGACTTTATTCAGAATTCTGCACACGACAGGCACGTGACGGATACAAACCAAATTATTTTTGAATTCTTGCCGCCCGGGTGGCGCAAACCACTAAATCGGCGCGGGGAGCAACGACAAAGTGGAGCGTCGTGGCTTTCCTGTCGAGTAAATTGTCGCCCAAGTCATAGGCTTCTCTCCTCTTCTTACTTTTCGATCTCGTGAGATCGATACGGCCTTCGCCTGAGGTAAACAACTCTAGGAGTTTAACTACGATTCAAATCGATTcatttttctagggttttgatttttagggaaatttatcaaattcaGTTTCGTTTCTGCGTTGtggattttagggttttctagAGTTGTTGCATGCCAATTGTTCCCATATGGAAGAAATCCCCTTCGTATTTACCTTTGACCTAATTTTCACAAGCTGAGTAGCGATTTATGTATCccctgttttctttatttttcgtATCCAATTTATAGGTGTGGAATTTGGATTGatacatgcttgctttgattTTGGTTGGCTCAGTTCATGGTTGACTCGATTATTTTCATGCCTTCGTTCATGGTTTGCCTTAATTCATGATAGCTTAGTCCTAATTTGTTGCTCAGTTATCCTGATACCTGGATTTAGGGTTGTCTTGCTTGGGTGATTTTGATACCTTGATTCATTGTTGCTGCAGTCTATTTTTGTTGAAGTTCTAGTTGCCTCAATTATCTTGATGTCTCGATCCATGGTTGCCTCGGTTATGTAAATACCTCGATTACTGGTTGCCTGAGTTTATTGTTCGTTGAATACATTGTTGCCTCATCATGGTTGCCTTGGTTGGATTGGTGCCTCATCATGGTTGGTTCGGTTAATGGTTGCCTCAGTTTATTCTTGAAAAAATATTGTTGTCTCGATTAATGGTACCCACAGTTGACTCCTCGATTAATGGGTGCCTCAGTTTATTGTGGGCTTAAGACATTGTTTCCTTGGTTTATTGCTGCCTCAGTTTCTTCGGTGTGTTGTTACCTTAGTTCATGGTCGCCTCACAGTTATCTTGATGCCCTAATTTATGGTTGCCTCAGTTATCTTGTTGCCCTAAGTCATGGTTTCTTCGGTTGTTTGGATGACCTGACTattattttcataattattttgacaCATTGTTGGCCATATCGACTCAGTATATTTTTCTCACAGCTGATGGTTGTCTATGATATTTGATGCCAATTCATGGTTGTCATGAACTCTCAGTTGTATTGATGTAGGACGTATCGATTAATGGTTGCCTCAGTATATTGTTGTCACCACTTATACTTCCTTCAATTATCTTCATCTCTCAGTTCACTGTTTTTATTATGCCTTCAATAATAGTTTCCCTCAGTTTATTCCGGGCTGCCCTCAGTTTTTTTCTTGTATATTGTTGCCTTAGATAGTCTCCTCGGTTATTTCAATGCCTTAGCTCATGAATGCCTAGTTATCTTGATTTCTTCATTCATGGGTGCTTCGATAATTTTGATGCCTTCATGGTTGCCTTGTGTTTTTTGCTGCCTCAATTTATGGATGCCTCTGTTTTTGTTGCCTTACTTCATGGTTTTCTTGGTATGTTGTATCAACTCATAATTGTCTCAGTTATCTTGATGCATGGATTCATGGTTCCATCGGTTGTATTgatttattggttaattgctTCGATTTATGTGTGCTACAATTGTTTTGATGCCTTGATTAGTGGTTGCGTTGGTTGATCATTAGTTTTAATCCACTGTTGTGCTCTGATGCCTTGATAATCACTTACTGGGAATATTTGCAGTACGGGGAAGAAATTTAACGTAGCCCCTACTATTGTATTGGGATcttgaaaaaaaagagagaagataCTAGCATCGGTGATTGTTGCCTTGATTCATGACAGATCTTAATGCCTTAATTCATGGCTGCCTTGGTTAATGATGGTTTCATTGATTATTTTGAGGCATTTATTTACAACTATTTTCATTTCTTATGATTCTATTCATGGTTGCCCTTGTTTTTGTTGCCTCTATTCATGGTTtctttgagtgttttgatttcTTGGTTCATGGTTGCTTTAGTTTTGTTACTTGAAATCATGCTGCCACAAAATATTTTGGCTTCGTGTGATGGCTTTCTTTGTTTATTACCTCGATGCATTGGTTCATTATAGTATTGGATTCAGTTATTTTAATTCACAGATGCCTCGATATCTTGTTGCCTAATTCCTAATTACAAGTTCCTGTAACGTTTCTTGATTGTTTATATACGCAAGTACAATTAAAAGATGATTAGGTCACCAAACTTGTGAAACCCAATCTCTGCTTAGAAAACCTGCATGTGGTGTGCATCTTGGATAAAAAGATACAGAATTAGgcaaattttataaaaataaaagaaaagaaaagaaagaaatttggTGATTGTTATCCCGAAAGTATAGACAGTTTGTTGTATGGGTTTTTAACTTGCAACTTCTTGTCCTTGGTTTATTAAGATAGTTTACTCCCAATGAGTTCCTAACAATCTTATTTTATGTGGAAATGATAGTTTGATCCGGATTTAGCATAAGTTATTCTTTGAAATGATCTCAATAGAATGCAGGAACTTTTACTAGAATGTCATTACCATAAAATCTGAGTTTCTATGGCAACAAGAAGGGAGCTTATAAGTTGCTTGCCTCTttctatttattaatttttcaacaTTTCTACTCTTTGCTGAAAGGAACTGAAGAAAACTCGGCAGCTGCTATGAAATATATCCTGAAACTTTGCAAGGTTGGTAAATATGCCTCGTTCTCCGACCTCCTCTATGTCCTTGTaattttttgaagtgttttcaTGGTATTTATCTGATACTCCATTTAAAACTTTAGGTTTTGGTGTGTGTTAGTGATCTCCTTTTAGTTTTTGACCTTGCTCTTCTTTTAATTGGTCCGAGCCAGCTGATTAAATCCACGAatgtttttatttcatttgtgTTGCCTTCTGTgagatttattaattaaaaggaCTGCCTTTTATGTTTCCTTAGCCCTTAGTTAACTTAACCATTTGCAATATTGGGTACTAGTTTGTTTAAATGTATTCTAACTTAAGCGTGGGTGTGCGCATCCAGAACTTTTCTGATATGTTTGTCATGTTTTATTTCAATGTAACATCATATCATGAACGTCGAAAATAAGATAGACTTCCCATAAGTTCATGAGATTGGGTAAATTATTTCATACAAACTCTGAGAAATGAGGATGGCCATTTATCCTTGTCTGGTTGTCtgaattttatgattttatctGACG is part of the Malus domestica chromosome 12, GDT2T_hap1 genome and encodes:
- the LOC103413739 gene encoding protein gar2-like — encoded protein: MTATTGMEDEKWSDKMEGDGGLRTLECLRGRLLAERQASRVAKEDAELIGKKLIELQKQLKEEIKLKEKAEKKLNCLKKKLESLNNSSKNSEKSYTQSTTTSSGSNHPETHEAKSKVAESEIPEESRQNAADSTTSEQSHESTFTDENTSSQSTSGSSSSSSIECSSSPKGFCHNPSHKSEDPKIEDSNSCSTLTEIENGDLGGLLC